GATTGAGCTTATAGATTTCCTTGATCATAGCCCCGACAACCGGTGCAGAAGCTCTTCCTCCCGCCTCTCTTTTTTTGAGCGGGGAATTATCATCTTGACCGAACCAGACAATCGTTTCGATATCCGGTGTAAACCCACAAAACCAGGCATCCACATAATTATTTGTCGTTCCTGTTTTCCCCGCCACTTCTACACCTGGTACTCTTGCTCGTGTACCGGTACCCCTTTTGACCACATCTCGTAAGATATCCACAATCAAAAAGGCCTGTTTGGGCTCTTCAATCTTTTTGGATCGAGGCTGTGATTCAAAAACGATTTTTCCATTTTTATCCAGAATAGTGAGGACAATTCTTGGTACAACACGTATACCGTAATTTGGAAATACAGAATAGAGACCGGCCAGTTCCAAAGGAGAAACTACTACACTTCCCAAAGCGATTGAGAGATCTTTTGGTATATTTTTGAAACCGAACGCCTTCAAACCTTTGTAGACATTTGCTAAGCCCAAATCTTCTACCAAATTGATTGTAGCAAGATTTCTCGAATGAATGAGCGCTTCACGTAGCGGGATCTCTCCTTCGAAATTCTTTTCATAATTTTTCGGTTTCCATATCTGTTTTTCCCCGTCAACCTCAAATTCATAGCTTCTTGCGATATCTGGTATTTTCGTGATTTGAGAATAGCCGTGATTGAGAGCAATTTGATAAATAAACGGTTTAATGGCACTTCCTGGTTGCCGCTTTGCCTGGGTGGCTCTATTGAATGAACTTTTCATATAATCCACTCCCCCGACAAGTGCCAAAACTTCCCCTGTTTTTGGCTTGAGCGCGACCAATGCTCCGTTGAGATTGGAGTAGTTATAATCTTGGCCTCTTTGCTTGATCGCTTCATATCCTGCTTTTAGCTTCTTTTTGGCGATCTTTTGCAGTCGCAGATCGATGGTTGTATAGATTGTATATCCGCCTGTTTTGATATCCGGAAACAGAGGTCTGAATCTTCGAAGCACTTCATCGACAATATATGGCGCACTGTTTTTTGTCAAAGTATCGTTATAGACTTTTGGCTTTTCTTGAATTGCTTCAGTAAACATCGCTTCGTTGATCCAACCGAGCTCATGCATACGGGTAATAACCCGATTGGCTCTTTTGAGTGCCTCATGATAATGTTTTGTAGGATCATAATAGCTTGGTGCTCTTGGAAGTCCGACAAGCATAGCGATCTCTTTGAGTGTCAATTGTGAGAGATTTTTATGAAAATATCCCTTCGCAGCCGTTTTGATGCCATAATAACCATGCCCGAAAAAAACCTGATTCAAATAGCGCTCCAAAATCTGCTCTTTGCTCAGTCTTCGCTCCACCTCCAGTGCAATAAGAGCCTCTTTTATCTTTCTTTGCAGTTTCTTTTCACGTGAGAGCACCATATTTTTAACCAACTGCTGTGTTATGGTACTGGCTCCTTCTACAAATTTTCTTGCTTTGATATCTTTGAGCAAAGCTCTAAAAATCGCATCAAAATTGATACCGGGATGCTCGAAAAATTTCGTATCTTCAATAGCTAAAAGTGCCTCAATGACACGTGGAGGTATCTCTTCATATCGCACATATTCTCGATTTTGATCCAAAAATATATTGGCAATCAGCTTCCCGTTTCTATCGTATATCTTTGTCGTCAGTTGAGGATGGTAGTTGACGATTCTATCCGCTTTGGGAGCTACCTCTTTATACAGTGTCGCTGCATAATAAACCCCAAAACCGATACCAACTATTGATAAGATCAATAGTATCTTGAAGAAAAAAGAGATGATTTTTTTCAATATGTTCATTTTCGAAACTCTCTATTGGCAAAATTGGACTCGATCAATATTTTCGTATATTCTGTTTTGGGATGAGAAATAACCGAATCCATCAAACCCGTTTCCAAAATTGTACCATCTTTGATCACTGCGGCTTCCTTGCACAGTTTCACAGCACTTTGTATGTCATGGGTCACAAAAAGCATCAAAAACCGCATCTGATCTTGTAAATGTCGCAGAAGCTCCAACACCATCGATTTCGTTTTTGGATCAAGGGCAGTTGTAGGCTCGTCAAGCAGTAGCAGTTTCGGTTCTTGCACAAGAGCCATAGCGATAACGACTCGCTGTATCTGCCCTCCACTGAGCTGAGGAGGATATCTATCCAAAAAGGAGCCGTCAAGTCCAACCATCGTCAGCATATGAGCCGCTTTTTGTACCGGAGCAAAAAATTGATCTTTTATTTTTGTCAGTGGACTCAATGAGGTAAAAGGATTTTGTGGTACAAGAGAGAGTGTCTGCCCTCGAACAAGCTCATATTCCCACTCATACGCTATTTGAGAATGTAGATTTTTCGGCAGCAACCCAAGTAACGCTTTAAGAGTCAAACTCTTACCGCTGCCGCTCTGTCCTACCAATGCCAAAGAATGACGTATCTCAAAAGAGATATCAACAAGCTTTTTTTGTTTCTTCTTATCGATAATCTGCAACGTTTTACATACAAAAGGCTTCATGAAAGCATCTCCAATACTTTCACAAAGTCTTCTTCGCTCTCCCCAAGCCTTGCAATGACACGAATCATAGATTTTGGAACAGTCGGAGGACGAATAGCACCCACAAGATAGCCTCTATCCAGCAACTCTTTTTGGATGTGTAGAACATCCTTTTTAGGAATATCCACAATAAGTCCGGGCGTTTCGTATCCAAACTCTTTTGCGATAGACTGTCTTGTTTGAATCGCTCTATAAAAAAACTCTTTTTGCTGGACAATCTTTTCAAGAGCTTCATGAGCCAGTGCAACATCCATCAAAGAAAGAGCTGTCGTATAAATGATACTTTTTGCCCGATTTTCAAGATAGGATACAACCTCACTATTTGCCAAAATATACGCCCCATAACTTGCATAGGCTTTTCCAAGGGTACCCATTTTGATATGCATAGGTGTCGGCTCAATCCCATAATGATCAAAAACACCTAAAAGATTTTTTCCAATCACTCCGCTGCTATGGGCTTCATCAACAATCAAAAGAGACTCTTTGGCAACTTCAAAAATTTCAGGATCAAGAATATCTCCACTCATGGAGTAGATACCTTCTACGGCAACCACAGCTCTATTGTAACCGCCTTTTTGGAGCCTTTTTTGCAAATCCTTTGCATCATTATGAGCAAAAAACTCCACCTGATCGACAAGCCTTGAAGCCAAAATACCGCTTGCATGAAACTCTTCATCTATAAAAAGGCGATCTTTTTTCCTCACAAGAGATTCGATCAGTGCCAGGTTTGCCAAAAATCCGCTTCCCACCGTAATACAACTCTCAAACCCGTTGAGCTGACACAACGCTTTCTCAAAGGCCTGATGAATAGGTGTATATCCGTTAATCAGTGCAGAAGCTTTGGATGTATTGTAAGGAAATTGCGATACTTTCTCATACGCTCTTTTTAAAAGCTCTTTATCATGAGCGAGCCCCAAATAATCGTTAGAAGCAAAATCTTTCACATCCAGGGGAAAAATTTGACGTTTACGAAATCGGCCTGCACGCTGTAAAGCCTTCAGCTCTTTTTCATACATCCAAAGCCTCAATCATTTTTTTATAACCTGCACTTTTCTCTTTTTTGTACAGTTCGATTGCCTCTTTTAGATCGTACTCTTTACAGTAAAATCCAACAATTTGCAAAAGATTGCGGGGTCTGGAACTCTCTTTGGCTCTTTCAAAATCGATCACTTTGCACTTTTTTAGTTTTTGATCAAATATAAGATGATAATATCGTCCAAGCTCTGTATGCCAGATATGCGCTTTATCCAAGATGTAGCCAATCTCCAAAGCTAAACGCAAAGCTCGTTTTTTATTACGCTTCAAGGCCTCTTTCATGGAAATCCCCTCGATGTATTCCATGACGATATAATCTGAACCATATTCATAGATTTTCGGAACGATACCAAGAGGTTGAAGCTTTTGCAGCATCTTGATCTCATTGTGAATCGTATTGGGTTTGTCTCTCTTTTGCTTTTTGAGAATCGCTTTTTGATCAAAATAGTCAATGAGAAAGATTTCGCCGCGATTGCCTTCAAAGATCTTTTGCAATTTCAGCCAGCCTTTCCACCTGAAGTCCCATGGCTGTCGATTCTCTGCCCCGAACCTCTTTGATATACTTTTTGCAAAATCCCTCCACCATACAAGCCCCAGCTTTTCCTCTCCAGTCGCCACTTTGAAGATAATTTTGTAAATCCTTGTCATCAAATGGAGCAAAAATGTAACTTGTAATATCTAAATCCTCTACCGTTTTTTCTTTATCTTTGTAGATCATGCAGGTGATGATATCTACTTTGTTTCCGCTTTGCTTTTGTAAAATCTCTTTTGCCTCTTTTTCATTTTTGGCTTTTCGAAGTATCTCATCGCCAACAGCCACAACCGTATCAGCAACTACGATTGGGATATCAAGGCCATATTTTTGTACAGCTGCCTCCATTTTCCCTCTGGCTGCTGCACAGACAAAATCTTTGGGTTTTTTATATTGTTTTAGAAGTTTCTCTTCATCAAAATCGATGGGACTTTGAATGAAATCAATTCCAGCATTTTGTAAAAGTTTTGCCCGTGTCTCACTTCCGCTTGCAAGGCGTATCATCCGATTTTTTTATCTCCGCAATTTCCTGTAATACAACTGCCACCCGGTTTATGGCGAAGATCTGGAATGTTCAAAACACCTCGTAAAATTGTCTCTACCGTAGCATTTTGGGTTTTAAAAACTTGTTTAAGATATTCATGCGCTTTCATGGGATCCACATGATCACCACACGTAAACACATCCACTGCGGCAAACCCATATTCCGGCCAGGTATGGATCGTCAGATGCGACTCACTGATGACCACAACACCACTCACGCCGTAAGGCTCAAACCTATGAAACGATTTTCCGATCACTGTCGCTCCTGCAATTTCTGCAGCTTTCACAAGCGCCTCTTCCACTTTCTGCACATCATTGATCGCATTCTCATCACATCTATAATACTCTGCTAAAAGATGCTTCCCCAAAGATTTCATCGCATTCCTTTCTAAAATCCTCTTAAAACCAATCCAAAATAGAGAGCCATAACACCCAAAAAGATATTGAGCGGCAACATATATTTCGCAATCGGCGCTAACATTTTCTTCGCCATCAAGTAGTTGCTTGCAAGATAGTAACTTTGCGCTTTAAACCGCAACCAGACCATACCAGCGTAATTAAGCGTCATAACAAGCCATATGGCCTCTTTTACATGTACAATTGTACTCAAATCGGTATGTCCACTAAATCCAAAGACATGGGCCATATAGAGTCCAGTTATCAAAATAATTACAATAAAAGGAAGCACTAAACCAAAAAGCCTTCCCGTAATTTCAAGGAGTCTTGCAAGCCGAATATGGTCATCATCGATATGCTGCATAGACGGATGTACTGCAAAGCGAATAGCAATCATGCCACCAACCCATATAATAGCTCCAAGAACATGGAAGAAAATAATGTATTTCATCATCTCACCCATGTCCCCTCCTACACGTGCTCTTTTGCATACTCAAGCGCCGCTTTCTTTGCTTCATCAATTTTTTGTGGGTTCTTTCCACCAGCTTGTGCAAAATCGGGACGTCCTCCGCCACCACCGCCGACAACCGGAGCGACGGTTTTGACCCAATCACCAGCTTTCAGTTTCACTCCTTTTGCACCAGCAGCAATCAAAACTTTTTCACCCTTTTTTTGAAAAAGCATCACTGCCAATTTTTCGTGTGCATTTTTCAAATCATCTATGATTTTTTTGATATCTCCAGCATCTACCTCATCAACCACTACTTTGACACCGTTGATCTCCCAAGATGCCAGTTCCTTTGCACTCATACTGCTCATATTTTTGAGCTCTTGCTTGAGATTTTTTATCTCCTCTTTAAGCTTTTTGATACCAAGTACAACATCTTTATTTTTAACTTCCTCGCTTGCATGTACCAGTTCTTCTCGCCACGATTTTGCCAAATGTACCGCACTCATACCACATACAGCCTCAATTCGTCTCACTCCACTGCTAACCCCTGACTCTTTGGTGATGAAAAAGGAACCTATCTCCGCACTATTTTTTACGTGCGTACCGCCACACAGTTCCACACTCACATCACCAAATTCAACAACCCTCACCACATCGCCATATTTTTCGCCAAATAGCGCCATGGCACCTTTTTCTTTTGTCCTCTCTATCGGCATCTCCTCCACTTTTGCTTCAATTCCTTGCGCAATCACTTCATTGACAAAATTTTCAACGCTTTTTAGCTCTTCACTTGTAAGAGGCTTTGGATGGGAAAAGTCAAATCGAAGCCTATTCGCTTCAACCAAACTTCCCTGCTGCGTCACGTGCTCCCCTAAAATTTTTCTCAGTGCTGCATGCAATATATGGGTTGCCGAATGGTGTTTGGCAATTTCTCGTCTGCTTTTATCGACAATCGCTTCAACTGCCTCATCTTTTTTAACCTCTTTTATCGCTTCAACAAGACTCATATTGAG
This region of Nitratiruptor sp. YY08-10 genomic DNA includes:
- a CDS encoding transglycosylase domain-containing protein — translated: MNILKKIISFFFKILLILSIVGIGFGVYYAATLYKEVAPKADRIVNYHPQLTTKIYDRNGKLIANIFLDQNREYVRYEEIPPRVIEALLAIEDTKFFEHPGINFDAIFRALLKDIKARKFVEGASTITQQLVKNMVLSREKKLQRKIKEALIALEVERRLSKEQILERYLNQVFFGHGYYGIKTAAKGYFHKNLSQLTLKEIAMLVGLPRAPSYYDPTKHYHEALKRANRVITRMHELGWINEAMFTEAIQEKPKVYNDTLTKNSAPYIVDEVLRRFRPLFPDIKTGGYTIYTTIDLRLQKIAKKKLKAGYEAIKQRGQDYNYSNLNGALVALKPKTGEVLALVGGVDYMKSSFNRATQAKRQPGSAIKPFIYQIALNHGYSQITKIPDIARSYEFEVDGEKQIWKPKNYEKNFEGEIPLREALIHSRNLATINLVEDLGLANVYKGLKAFGFKNIPKDLSIALGSVVVSPLELAGLYSVFPNYGIRVVPRIVLTILDKNGKIVFESQPRSKKIEEPKQAFLIVDILRDVVKRGTGTRARVPGVEVAGKTGTTNNYVDAWFCGFTPDIETIVWFGQDDNSPLKKREAGGRASAPVVGAMIKEIYKLNPQLRRKFVVPEGVKTMIVDGKKIYYTDISKPSKEDLVKDNQEQEQLLF
- a CDS encoding ATP-binding cassette domain-containing protein, with the translated sequence MKPFVCKTLQIIDKKKQKKLVDISFEIRHSLALVGQSGSGKSLTLKALLGLLPKNLHSQIAYEWEYELVRGQTLSLVPQNPFTSLSPLTKIKDQFFAPVQKAAHMLTMVGLDGSFLDRYPPQLSGGQIQRVVIAMALVQEPKLLLLDEPTTALDPKTKSMVLELLRHLQDQMRFLMLFVTHDIQSAVKLCKEAAVIKDGTILETGLMDSVISHPKTEYTKILIESNFANREFRK
- a CDS encoding pyridoxal phosphate-dependent aminotransferase family protein, whose translation is MYEKELKALQRAGRFRKRQIFPLDVKDFASNDYLGLAHDKELLKRAYEKVSQFPYNTSKASALINGYTPIHQAFEKALCQLNGFESCITVGSGFLANLALIESLVRKKDRLFIDEEFHASGILASRLVDQVEFFAHNDAKDLQKRLQKGGYNRAVVAVEGIYSMSGDILDPEIFEVAKESLLIVDEAHSSGVIGKNLLGVFDHYGIEPTPMHIKMGTLGKAYASYGAYILANSEVVSYLENRAKSIIYTTALSLMDVALAHEALEKIVQQKEFFYRAIQTRQSIAKEFGYETPGLIVDIPKKDVLHIQKELLDRGYLVGAIRPPTVPKSMIRVIARLGESEEDFVKVLEMLS
- a CDS encoding RIO1 family regulatory kinase/ATPase, with the protein product MQKIFEGNRGEIFLIDYFDQKAILKKQKRDKPNTIHNEIKMLQKLQPLGIVPKIYEYGSDYIVMEYIEGISMKEALKRNKKRALRLALEIGYILDKAHIWHTELGRYYHLIFDQKLKKCKVIDFERAKESSRPRNLLQIVGFYCKEYDLKEAIELYKKEKSAGYKKMIEALDV
- the maf gene encoding septum formation inhibitor Maf, whose product is MIRLASGSETRAKLLQNAGIDFIQSPIDFDEEKLLKQYKKPKDFVCAAARGKMEAAVQKYGLDIPIVVADTVVAVGDEILRKAKNEKEAKEILQKQSGNKVDIITCMIYKDKEKTVEDLDITSYIFAPFDDKDLQNYLQSGDWRGKAGACMVEGFCKKYIKEVRGRESTAMGLQVERLAEIAKDL
- the speD gene encoding adenosylmethionine decarboxylase, with amino-acid sequence MKSLGKHLLAEYYRCDENAINDVQKVEEALVKAAEIAGATVIGKSFHRFEPYGVSGVVVISESHLTIHTWPEYGFAAVDVFTCGDHVDPMKAHEYLKQVFKTQNATVETILRGVLNIPDLRHKPGGSCITGNCGDKKIG